The window GACCACGCCCGACATGGTCACACGTGTGGTTTTGGATTTGCCCCGCATGATCCCTTACAAGGCGGTCCAAGAAGGCAACGGTGTGGTCCTGCGTTTTAACGAGGCGGCCGGAGAAGGAGAGACGGAGGTTTCGACCGGGGACGTGCGCGAGGGGGAAGCCGCGGCCGATGTCGTGGCGACGGCGGCGGCCCGGTCGGGCAGTCGCGGTTCGGCGCGACCGAAGGATTTGCTGGCTTCCTTACCCAAAAATCCCATCACCATCGACTTTGACGACGCCGACATCCGGGACGTGATTCGGGTCTTGGCCGAAATGAGCGGCGTCAACATCATTTATTCCAACGATCTGCGGGGCGTGGTGACCATCCATTTGGATCGCGTTCCTTTTGACGAGGTTTTCAACACCGTATTGACCACGCAGGGGTTGGTCGCCCAACAAATCGGGAACAACATCCTCCGGGTGTTGACGCCCGAGGCCCTCAGCTCGGATCGCGCCCGATCCGTGACAACCTACAAGACGTTCACTTTGAGCTACGGAAAGGCGTCCGAGGTGGCGACTCACCTGTCGGCGGTCAAAATTTCACCCACCGGCCGTTTTACGGTGGATGAACGGAACAACGCCATCGTGGTGACCGATACGCCCGAGGGTTTGGCGGCGGCGGAACGATTGATTCTGGATTTGGATCGGAAGCCCCAACAGGTTTTGATTGAGACGAAAATTATTGAGATCAACCTCGATAAAGCCCTCCAGTTGGGCATCCAGTGGGAATACGGCCGCCGCGAATTGAAAACCAATGGGATGCAAGTTATGGGCCAACGGTTCGCCGAGTCGGGGAACACCGTCCCCGATGGGAAAGTGGGGTTTCCTGCCTTTGATTCCAGTGGAAATGAAATTGTGGTTTATGGGGCGAATCCGACGGAACGGGGCACCGGCGTCAACCTGCCCG of the Elusimicrobiota bacterium genome contains:
- the pilQ gene encoding type IV pilus secretin PilQ — encoded protein: MIKSLRIKFNRSTQSGWGRIGRLAVVAAVLAPQPPTVYGLAALEGSAHHGVPTMAVGDNANLKSISYEGNSVRVELDRPAQYRVFALNQPPRLVIELPRTLHGPKPYEAAVNDGTLKRIRSSQFKTTPDMVTRVVLDLPRMIPYKAVQEGNGVVLRFNEAAGEGETEVSTGDVREGEAAADVVATAAARSGSRGSARPKDLLASLPKNPITIDFDDADIRDVIRVLAEMSGVNIIYSNDLRGVVTIHLDRVPFDEVFNTVLTTQGLVAQQIGNNILRVLTPEALSSDRARSVTTYKTFTLSYGKASEVATHLSAVKISPTGRFTVDERNNAIVVTDTPEGLAAAERLILDLDRKPQQVLIETKIIEINLDKALQLGIQWEYGRRELKTNGMQVMGQRFAESGNTVPDGKVGFPAFDSSGNEIVVYGANPTERGTGVNLPGDTDSTAITFGFINNSDLLSATLNALEKENQTKTLTNPKIVTTNNQQAKIQIGQKVPFLQTTVSGTGTATQSTVFADVGFIIDVTPTISVDNRIRLKVKPEASSVRGITSAGPTIDTTTAETEVMLTDGETIVIGGLVSESMIEDAKKVPLLGDLPVLGVFFRSTLNQKVRKELLVFITARIVPD